ATCTCTTGCTCCGTTGCATCTTGTTTAGCAACTCTTAAGTTATCTGCCAGTGTGCCACTGAAAAAGAAATTTTCTTGAGGAATGATCTGAACCAAATGTCGTAATTCAAATAGGCTCAAATCTTTAATATTCGTCCATCCCATTTGCTCAGAACCAATCAAAACTTGCCCTTCTGTTGGGTCAATAAAACGATTGAGTAAATTCATCAAAGTCGTTTTACCTGAGCCTGTCTTACCGACAACAGTAACGACTTCACCTGCTCGAAATTCAACACTGCATTGCTTTAAAATATAATTTTTTGTTGTTTTATCCTGAAAGCTGACATTTTCTAATTTAATGCTTAACTCATCACGCGATTGCAACGTTAGAGGATATTGTTGATCTTCAATTGCGGACTTCTCATCTAACATTTGCCAGATTCTTGTCGCAGACGAACGCGCATCAGCGAAAATATGTAAGACCTGACCAATGCTTTCAATGCGAAACACCAATAAATTTGCCATGAGAATGGCAGCTACAAATTGCCCTACTTGCAACTGATTTTGACCAATTAAATAAGCACCAAAAGCAATAACCCATAAGTAAGAACCAGCAATAATCACTTGCGGAATAGGCAACCGTTTCGCACTTGTCTTGATGGTCTGAATAGAATGATGAATAAATAGATCTACAGCATGGTTAAAACGTTGTAAAAGTTTCTCTTCGAGCTGAAAAGCTTTGACTACCCGAATTCCATTCACGCTTTCTGCCAATGTATCGCTGACTTTTTCATATGCAGATGCAACTTGATGGTCCAGAACCACCAATTGATTGGTCAGTTTAAATAAAACCCAAAGCCCTAAAAAAATAAATAATAAAGGAACTAGGCCGAGCCAAGGATGATACCAACACAAGAGCCCAACAGTTACGGTAACAACTAAGCTTGACTCAAACACTTGACGCCAAAAATTGATGAGCGCTTCTTTTAATTTATCTGAATCACGTGTTGTACGAGATAATACTTCTCCTAGACCATG
This genomic stretch from Acinetobacter oleivorans DR1 harbors:
- a CDS encoding ABC transporter ATP-binding protein, which gives rise to MFKNYPLLRSLALYRFMPFRFLLTATLFVIANIGLALQQYSIGHAIDTLKHSERETLFQHAITDPLNPWFWFILLTSIATIRAVIQYLAGLSALTIGQQLLSILRERIFSQVQHLDVSWHWKHGLGEVLSRTTRDSDKLKEALINFWRQVFESSLVVTVTVGLLCWYHPWLGLVPLLFIFLGLWVLFKLTNQLVVLDHQVASAYEKVSDTLAESVNGIRVVKAFQLEEKLLQRFNHAVDLFIHHSIQTIKTSAKRLPIPQVIIAGSYLWVIAFGAYLIGQNQLQVGQFVAAILMANLLVFRIESIGQVLHIFADARSSATRIWQMLDEKSAIEDQQYPLTLQSRDELSIKLENVSFQDKTTKNYILKQCSVEFRAGEVVTVVGKTGSGKTTLMNLLNRFIDPTEGQVLIGSEQMGWTNIKDLSLFELRHLVQIIPQENFFFSGTLADNLRVAKQDATEQEMKEALHLASASELLQRLDHGLDTLIGDKGVTLSGGQKQRLALARSILKNSPILALDDSTSALDATTEKQVLQRLSALSDDGNHFKKTIIINSNKQTTIALSDRVIVLDQGHIIAQGTHAELVQDCLFYRELMGFQLEQQEIDA